TCCTTGGTTGTTACGGTGCGGCAACGCGGCGGCGAATCGGCGGTTCCGGACGGCTTTGCCCGCGGATGACGCAAGCGGCTGACAAACAAGGGCTCTTGTGCCTTGTCGCCTGCCCGCCGCTCGTCCAAGAGAGCTGCCATGTCCGTGATGATCGAAATGGGGTCCGGCGCCGGCGGCGCGGCGGTGACGATGGACCTCGAAGAGCTGCTTGCCACGCGTCTTCTCGTCCAGGGCAATAGCGGCTCGGGCAAGTCGCATCTGCTGCGCCGCCTGCTCGAGGAGAGCGCCGGCGTCGTCCAGCAGATCATCATCGATCCGGAAGGCGATTTCGTCTCGCTGGACGAGTTCGGCCACCTGCCGATCGACGCCACCGGCTACAGCCACAACGAAATCGCCAAGATGGCGTCGCGGGTGCGCGAGCATCGCGCGTCCTGCGTGCTCAGCCTCGAGGGACTGGAGATGGACGCGCAAATGCGCTGCGCCGCCACCTTCCTGTCCGCCTTGTTCGATGCGCCGCGCGACCATTGGTATCCCGCCCTGGTCGTCGTCGACGAGGCTCAGGTGTTCGCGCCGTCGGCCGCCGGCGAGGTCAGCGACGAGGCGCGGCGGCTGTCGCTCGGGGCGATGACCAATCTCATGTGCCGCGGCCGCAAGCGCGGCCTCGCCGGCATCATCGCCACCCAGCGTCTCGCCAAGCTCGCCAAGAACGTTGCCGCCGAGGCGTCCAACTTCCTGATGGGCCGCACCTTCCTCGACATCGACATGGCTCGCGCCTCCGATCTGCTCGGCATGGAGCGCCGCCAGGCCGAGCAGATCCGCGATCTCCAGCGCGGCGAGTTCCTGGCGCTCGGACCCGCGCTGTCGCGGCGGCCGGTCAACGTCAAGATCGGACCGGTGCGGACCTCGGCGCGCAGCTCCAGCCCGAAGCTGGTGCCCTTGCCCAAGGCCGACGCCGGTTTCGGCGACCTGTTCAGCGGTCTCGCCGATGCGCCGCCGCCCCCGCCGCCGCCGCCGGTCCCGCGGCCGACTCCTACGGAAGACATGCTGCGAGCGCTCGAATCGGCGGCCGATTCGCCGCGCCAGCCGTCGCGCACCGAGCTGCTCGAGGTCGACGAGGAGACGCGCGCGCGGATCATCGACACCGCGCTGGCCGGGGTGGTCGCCGAAGCCGGCAGCCAGCCGCTGCCCGTCCTCTATCAGGATTTCGGAGTCCG
The nucleotide sequence above comes from Sphingosinicella sp. BN140058. Encoded proteins:
- a CDS encoding ATP-binding protein; this translates as MSVMIEMGSGAGGAAVTMDLEELLATRLLVQGNSGSGKSHLLRRLLEESAGVVQQIIIDPEGDFVSLDEFGHLPIDATGYSHNEIAKMASRVREHRASCVLSLEGLEMDAQMRCAATFLSALFDAPRDHWYPALVVVDEAQVFAPSAAGEVSDEARRLSLGAMTNLMCRGRKRGLAGIIATQRLAKLAKNVAAEASNFLMGRTFLDIDMARASDLLGMERRQAEQIRDLQRGEFLALGPALSRRPVNVKIGPVRTSARSSSPKLVPLPKADAGFGDLFSGLADAPPPPPPPPVPRPTPTEDMLRALESAADSPRQPSRTELLEVDEETRARIIDTALAGVVAEAGSQPLPVLYQDFGVRCRMLGLAGQALDLPAFRRRLAMAKAGIPADAEGWDGALALADIVPEDMHPVLLLLARTARERAPCPTDEELARIYGTSSTARLRRVLAFLEEQHIIVTRIDLSGKRSVTLPSLGWTTAPSEAEHEKPQARVARRR